From a region of the Gossypium raimondii isolate GPD5lz chromosome 10, ASM2569854v1, whole genome shotgun sequence genome:
- the LOC105778141 gene encoding mitogen-activated protein kinase kinase kinase 18, whose amino-acid sequence MDWTRGGTIGRGSTSVVSVATDNYSGDVFAVKSSELYRAESLKREQRILSTLSCPHVVAYKGSDVSSENGKVLYNLLMEYAPKGTVLDAIEKHGGGLDEATVRSYTRGILLGLRFLHGNGIVHCDIKGRNILVTDDDGVKIADLGCAKRVNGVSSSVSGTPLYMAPEVARGEQQGFPADIWALGCTVIEMATGKAPWPDVDDPLSALYRIGFSSDVPEIPNNISKQAKDFLTKCLKRNPFERWSVIQLLAHEFVNESKFAANGRDGSQSETPTSVLNRQLWDSMEEIDTNQILSKKPCSPTKCLMKRIQLLVEDDLVFSLRMPNWDCDENWVTVRSNGSLEEEAWVSSNNMDEPHMNDDYGLGLEISGPKTCNNFESGCKTSSFKACEYVTFILCTKLNYCNDRYTFNGILPVVVIGILSSYLLTHKSFKVLSHPKYNFMDPNPHP is encoded by the coding sequence atggaCTGGACACGTGGCGGAACAATTGGACGTGGCTCCACCTCCGTCGTCTCCGTCGCTACTGATAACTACTCGGGTGATGTATTTGCCGTTAAGTCCTCTGAGCTTTACCGAGCTGAATCTCTTAAAAGGGAACAGAGGATTCTGTCTACATTAAGCTGTCCCCATGTCGTAGCTTATAAAGGGAGCGATGTTTCATCGGAAAATGGTAAGGTTTTGTATAATCTTTTGATGGAATACGCGCCGAAGGGCACCGTCTTGGATGCGATTGAAAAGCACGGTGGTGGCCTGGACGAGGCGACGGTCCGATCGTACACTCGCGGGATTTTATTGGGTCTCCGGTTTCTTCACGGTAATGGGATTGTGCATTGTGATATCAAGGGCCGGAATATTTTGGTCACCGACGATGATGGGGTGAAAATCGCCGACTTGGGTTGTGCTAAGCGAGTTAATGGAGTGTCGTCGTCAGTTTCCGGTACGCCTCTTTACATGGCACCGGAGGTGGCGCGTGGGGAACAACAAGGGTTCCCAGCTGACATATGGGCGCTTGGGTGTACGGTTATCGAGATGGCCACCGGAAAAGCCCCATGGCCTGACGTCGATGACCCATTATCGGCCTTATACCGAATCGGATTCTCATCTGATGTGCCTGAAATACCCAATAATATTTCGAAGCAAGCAAAGGATTTCTTAACCaagtgtttaaaaagaaaccCTTTTGAAAGATGGTCTGTAATTCAACTTCTAGCTCATGAGTTCGTGAATGAATCGAAATTTGCAGCAAATGGAAGAGATGGGTCTCAATCTGAGACACCCACCAGCGTATTGAATCGACAATTATGGGATTCAATGGAAGAAATTGATACAAATCAGATTCTTTCTAAGAAACCATGTTCCCCCACCAAGTGTTTGATGAAAAGGATTCAGCTATTGGTTGAAGACGATCTGGTTTTCTCTTTGAGAATGCCTAATTGGGATTGTGATGAAAATTGGGTAACTGTTAGAAGTAATGGTAGTTTAGAAGAAGAAGCGTGGGTTAGCAGTAATAATATGGATGAACCTCACATGAATGACGATTATGGCTTAGGCTTAGAGATTAGTGGgccaaaaacttgtaataaTTTTGAGAGTGGGTGTAAAACAAGTTCATTCAAGGCATGCGAATATGTGACTTTTATCTTATGTACGAAATTGAATTACTGTAATGATAGATATACTTTCAATGGAATTTTACCAGTTGTAGTTATTGGGATTCTAAGTTCATATTTATTGACTCATAAGTCCTTCAAAGTTCTGTCACATCCAAAATACAACTTTATGGATCCAAACCCACATCCTTAA
- the LOC105777509 gene encoding uncharacterized protein LOC105777509, giving the protein MFQLLFMVIFSEMAVIMVLSFKTPLRKLTLMVLDRVKRGRGPLMVKTVAATIAVVMISSVYSMMTIQKRWIDDGSANPTEQILMVKHLLEATLMGGVLFLALMIDRLHHYIRELRIRRKSMEAIKKQGPEDGKSSGSDKVKALEGEVTTLQAKLKQLESDLETKTKEMDAAEANAVALRKQSEGFLLEYDRLLEENQNLRNQLESLEQSPSRSGNKKNT; this is encoded by the exons ATGTTTCAGTTATTGTTCATGGTGATATTCTCCGAGATGGCGGTGATCATGGTATTATCATTCAAAACACCGCTAAGGAAGCTGACTCTAATGGTTTTGGATCGGGTGAAACGTGGACGGGGACCGTTGATGGTGAAGACCGTGGCGGCAACGATAGCGGTAGTGATGATATCGAGCGTTTACAGCATGATGACGATCCAGAAGCGGTGGATCGATGATGGATCGGCTAATCCGACTGAACAGATCCTCATGGTCAAGCACCTTCTCGAAGCTACTctaatgg GGGGAGTACTATTCCTAGCACTGATGATAGACAGATTGCACCATTATATCCGAGAACTTCGGATTCGAAGGAAGAGCATGGAAGCTATCAAGAAACAGGGTCCTGAGGATGGAAAGTCGAGCGGCTCCGACAAAGTTAAGGCCTTGGAGGGAGAAGTAACTACCCTGCAGGCAAAATTGAAGCAGCTAGAATCCGATCTCGaaacaaagacaaaagaaaTGGATGCTGCAGAAGCTAATGCAGTTGCTTTAAGGAAACAGTCCGAAGGTTTTCTTCTCGAGTATGATCGGTTACTCGAGGAGAACCAAAACCTTCGGAACCAATTGGAATCTTTGGAACAGAGCCCGTCGCGTTCGGGGAATAAGAAGAATACTTGA
- the LOC105777945 gene encoding autophagy-related protein 8C yields MAKSSFKLEHPLERRQAEAGRIREKYPDRIPVIVEKAERSDIPDIDKKKYLVPADLTVGQFVYVVRKRIKLSAEKAIFVFVKNTLPPTAALMSAIYEENRDEDGFLYMTYSGENTFGSPLLLA; encoded by the exons ATGGCGAAAAGTTCCTTCAAGCTTGAACATCCTTTGG AAAGGAGACAGGCTGAAGCTGGTCGAATCAGGGAAAAGTATCCCGACAGAATTCCC GTCATCGTCGAGAAAGCCGAACGAAGTGACATTCCCGATATTGATAAAAAGAA GTATCTCGTTCCTGCTGATTTGACTGTGGGGCAATTCGTTTATGTTGTTCGTAAAAGGATTAAGCTTAGTGCTGAGAAAGCTATATTTGTCTTTGTGAAGAACACTCTCCCACCTACTG CCGCCTTGATGTCCGCAATTTACGAGGAAAACAGGGATGAAGACGgctttctttacatgacttacAGTGGAGAGAACACATTTGGTTCCCCTTTACTTTTAGCATGA
- the LOC105776997 gene encoding aspartic proteinase A1, whose protein sequence is MGMSMNVVVLSLFVSSLLLSVVTASDDGLVRIGLKKKKFDPNNRLASRLESEDRQALIASMQEKYGLHNNLGDHEDTDIVALKNYMDAQYYGEIGVGTPPQKFTVIFDTGSSNLWVPSSKCYFSVACYFHSKYKASESKTYKKNGKPASIQYGTGAISGFFSYDNVQVGNLVVEDQEFIETTKEPGLIFLAAKFDGILGLGFKEISVGKAVPVWYNMLKQGLIKEPVFSFWLNRNVGEEVGGEIVFGGVDPDHYKGKHTYVPVTQKGYWQFDMGDVLIGDKPTGFCAGGCAAIADSGTSLLAGPTTVVTMINHAIGATGVVSQECKAVVQQYGQTIIDLLLAETQPQKICSQIGLCTFDGAHGVSMGIESVVEEGNGKSSGVQFNAMCPACEMAVVWMQNQLKQNQTLDVILNYVNQLCDRMPSPMGESAVECGSLSSMPTVSFTIGDKVFDLSPEEYILKVGEGPQAQCISGFTALDVPPPRGPLWILGDVFMGRYHTVFDFGKERVGFAEAA, encoded by the exons ATGGGAATGTCTATGAACGTGGTTGTGCTGTCACTGTTCGTCTCGTCTCTTTTGCTTTCTGTCGTGACTGCATCCGATGATGGGCTGGTTAGAATTGGgctgaaaaagaagaaatttgatCCAAACAACCGACTTGCTTCCCGGCTTGAGTCTGAGGATCGACAGGCTCTCATAGCATCAATGCAAGAAAAGTATGGCCTCCATAATAATCTCGGAGACCATGAGGACACAGATATTGTTGCCTTGAAGAACTACATGGATGCTCAGTACTACGGTGAGATTGGTGTAGGAACTCCACCACAAAAGTTCACTGTGATATTTGACACTGGCAGCTCAAATTTGTGGGTGCCATCATCTAAGTGCTATTTTTCG GTTGCATGCTACTTCCATTCCAAGTACAAGGCAAGTGAGTCAAAAACATATAAGAAGAATG GGAAACCTGCATCTATTCAGTATGGCACTGGAGCTATTTCTGGTTTCTTTAGTTATGACAATGTCCAAGTTGGTAACTTGGTTGTGGAAGATCAG GAATTTATTGAGACTACTAAGGAGCCAGGTCTTATATTTTTGGCGGCCAAGTTTGATGGGATTTTAGGACTTGGGTTTAAGGAGATTTCAGTTGGGAAAGCTGTCCCAGTGTg GTACAACATGCTCAAACAGGGTCTTATCAAGGAACCAGTATTTTCATTTTGGCTTAACCGCAATGTAGGGGAAGAAGTGGGTGGTGAAATTGTGTTTGGTGGGGTTGATCCGGACCATTACAAAGGAAAACACACATATGTCCCTGTAACACAAAAGGGATATTGGCAG TTTGATATGGGTGATGTTCTTATTGGTGACAAGCCAACTG GATTTTGTGCTGGCGGCTGTGCGGCAATTGCAGATTCTGGAACTTCTTTGCTTGCAGGTCCAACG ACTGTGGTAACCATGATAAACCATGCAATTGGAGCCACTGGAGTAGTTAGTCAGGAGTGCAAGGCAGTGGTTCAACAGTACGGGCAAACCATCATCGATCTACTTTTAGCTGAG ACACAACCACAGAAAATCTGCTCCCAAATTGGATTGTGCACTTTTGATGGAGCTCATGGCGTTAG CATGGGCATTGAGAGTGTGGTGGAAGAGGGCAACGGCAAATCATCTGGAGTTCAATTCAATGCTATGTGCCCTGCTTGTGAGATGGCTGTTGTTTGGATGCAGAACCAATTAAAGCAGAATCAAACTCTAGACGTCATATTGAACTACGTCAATCAG CTATGTGACCGTATGCCGAGTCCGATGGGAGAATCTGCTGTTGAATGTGGAAGTCTATCGTCCATGCCAACTGTTTCCTTCACTATCGGTGACAAAGTTTTCGACCTTTCCCCTGAAGAG TATATTCTCAAGGTGGGTGAAGGTCCTCAAGCTCAGTGCATCAGTGGCTTTACTGCTTTGGATGTTCCTCCTCCTCGTGGACCCCTCTG GATTTTGGGAGATGTTTTCATGGGCCGCTACCACACCGTGTTCGATTTCGGTAAAGAGAGAGTTGGCTTTGCCGAGGCGGCATAA